One Phalacrocorax aristotelis chromosome Z, bGulAri2.1, whole genome shotgun sequence DNA window includes the following coding sequences:
- the LYRM7 gene encoding complex III assembly factor LYRM7 has protein sequence MAGRRRVLKLFKLLHRTRQEVFRNDTRALEAARQKINEEFKNNQDETSEEKINELLKIASDVEVILRTSVIQAVHTDSDKILLIPRKDLLQDNTPYFDKPTKKHES, from the exons ATGGCGGGCCGCCGGAGG GTTCTgaagctttttaaattattacacAGAACCCGGCAAGAAGTTTTTAGAAATGATACCAGAGCCCTTGAAG ctgcaAGACAAAAGATAAATGAAGAATTCAAAAATAACCAAGATGAGACAtctgaagaaaagataaatgag CTTCTGAAAATAGCTTCAGATGTTGAAGTGATTCTGAGAACTTCAGTTATTCAGGCAGTTCACACAGATTCTGACAAAATAT tGCTCATACCCAGGAAGGATCTGCTACAAGACAACACTCCTTACTTTgataaaccaacaaaaaagcatGAATCCTGA